Below is a genomic region from Polypterus senegalus isolate Bchr_013 chromosome 13, ASM1683550v1, whole genome shotgun sequence.
CTGTGGTTTATTTACCCCATTTCTTGACACCAATTGCACGCCCAGACTACCTAGAAAGGGGTTTATCTCTCTGAAGTACCTTTTCCAAGaagttttccatttgttttcccttcaaggttttttttggaagtcaaggctcagctttcaaatcccggctgaagactcacaacttcagttcagcacaccctgactagagctgctgattaactgcccagactgcatctctgttgtcagtcattagcactaaaacataagtaacatgtgagttagaatttgttactaaccctcacctcttctgtttctcttctcggtactcaaatgtggcacttggtgcccactgcccacctgccaagttgttctgcctgcctaaggtaaagtcatccctgatggaggaacgcggaatcgtggggtagaggggccctgtcattggattggctggcccagtgctgactcagctgtggaatggccaatagggggaggcagcttgatggctgaggtctccaggactctaaacaaatccagatcatattatgggatatcatccatccatccattatccaacccgctacatctcaaccacagggtcactggggtccgctggagccaatcccagccaacacagggcgcaaggcaggaaacatatcatctactgttaaattctgctccgtacttgtaatatttttatttttatactgtattgaggattacttgtgttttgttctgtgtattgtattgtattgtattgtattgacccccttcttttgacacccactgcattcccaacctacctggaaaggggtctctctttgaactgcctttcctgaggtttcttccatttttgacagctggggggctgttaaaaCCATTGCtggacttcttgtgtgattttgggctatacaaaaataaattgtattgtattgtatataaactTAATATGTCACTCTATGTAAagccagtgtagtgatctgaTGAGAGTAGTGACGTGTGCCAGtctcagctggttgaacaccagacatcTTGCTGCATTTTGAAGCATCTGCAGTGACTTGGTGACACATGACGGTACTCCTGCCAGAGAAGAGGtcacagtagtccagatgtgacaaggcCAAAGCCTGGAGCAGGAGTTCTGCTACATACTCTGTCAtatatggtctgatcttgtggatgttgtacagAGTAAATCTGCAAGACCGACCGAAAGACCATAGTAAGCTGGACCATGAAGGACAGCTGGCCATCAATTATGACTCTGAGGTTGTGTACCAAGATGGCTGACAGAGAACAGACTGATGAGCTGGCATAACAAGACGGTCCATCTTTCCTAGACTGAGCTgcagatggtgttccttcatccaggttgcaattTCAGGGAGACGTGCAGAGATTCCATCTGACAGCATGTGGTCTTCCTAACGGAAATTATTGGTAtggctgtgtgtcatcagcatagcattgACAGGAAAATCCAAAGAAATGGATGATAGGGGCTTGGGCAGAGGTGTTTAGTGACGAGAGAAGAGGACCCAACAGTGATCCTTGGGGCACCTTTGTGCTTGACTAGTTCACCCTTGACATCCCTCCATGCCAGGACACACAATAGGATCTACCCAAGAGGTTggactcaaaccacctgaggGCAGTGCCAGTGATGCCAGGTCAGACAGTGTGGCCAGGAGGATCTATTGGTTGATTCTACCAAAGGTAGAGGAAAGATCTAGCAGGATGAGCACAGATGACATGTTGGCAGCTCCAGCCCACTGTAACATGTCAACAAAAGTAAGCAGAGCCGTCTTGGTGGAATGGCCGTCcatattgggattaataaagtatctatctatctatctatctatctatctatctatctatctattatatagtgcctatctatctatctatctatctatctatctatctatctatctatctatctatctatctatctatctatcatatagtgcctttcatatctatctacctacctacctacctaaagGCTGACTGATTAGGATCAAGCAGACTTGGGtagagaaaggagaggagagacaCAGGTCTGCGTTGAGTGACTTGAGGTGGGCTGAGAGGGGCCATCTTGAGGAGAGGAGTTATTGCGGCCTGTTTAAACAATGCAGGGAAAGGACCTGTGAAAAATTCAGAATTCACAAGTCCACCCTGTTTGTTCTCAATAacaaaaattagaagaaaatttTATGTTAAGGCAAAGATTCAGGTAAGTCACCACCAGCATAAGGCTGACGATGATAAGGCAACTTAACTGAAATCAGTAAGACGAGCAGAAGTGTTGACCCTGACATGAGTGACTGGTGACATAAAAGCTAGCAAAGTAAATTTAACAATATAACAACATAATAAGATGAAGATAATAAGAGTTATTAAGACATCAAATACTGATCAGAGCAAAGCTGGGCAGACAGAGAGAAGATCAGTAAAGCAGTCAGCATCCATTCCTGATGTCCAGTCTGGGGCTAAACCAGGATCAGCTGCTGGGGGTCTTTTACAGGCCAAGTGAGAAACCACCAggcatgagaaggatttagtgtGACGGagcaacatgtctgtctgtcaccTGGCAGGGCCTTTCgtaatttaaaatagttttgaatATTAAGTAATCAGGAGGATGAATGCCTGCAAGGTTTTTTTACAGGGGATGAAAGATTAGGGGGCACAAGTGAATTATTTGCTACCCAGATGTGCCACCTTATAAGCAGAGGGTACCAGCGTGTTGGGAAGCCAGTCTGAGTCTGACATACACACTCACGCCAAACAAGACAAGTCGAGATGTCTGCCATGCGCCTCCTGCTGCTGTGCGTTGCCTTCATTTGCCTCTCAGGTGAGATTCCTGCTTATTCTGTTTGCGTCTTTCCCACAGTCGCCAGTTTTGTGACAAAGAgagaaaactgattaggaaaattgGCTTTTagtgaattaaattgaattaattttcaACTTCAACTCCAATTTCCATTTGTGTGAGTTTTATTTCTGATACTCATAAGTTTACACACCTCTGGCAGAATCTGTAAAATGTTTGCCATGTTGGTCAGATAAAGCCCCATTCGTTTATTAGGAGGAGAGGTCAGGTAAAGCTTTGTACCGTCAGGGAGAACCATAAACTGCATTCAGGGGAGGCGGGATGGAAACTCTGATCTCCTAATGGtgggcagcagctctaccactgcaccactgtgccacctgggtTTGATATGACATATAgttataaaaggcgctatataatacagaGAGTATACAGATGGACATGAAATGCTTTATAGGAGAGTTtgcttttgaaaggcactatataagagatagatagatagatagatagtgtaacggacagctgggtcccatgcccggccaggacacctctgctgcatacgtcccgggagAGCCACCAcggacagtgcaatgcctcccagggcttggggcagcctccctggccgtggatccttcctcagtctcccccgtggctccatgggacatggagtccaccacagcctggttgggagatggggtggccgctaggggttgctgcggagagccagccgccacaaaggacgacttaccagccccaccctgaggtgcaattaagaccagctggtcaggcacctggagcacttccgggtgggctataaagaaggcaacctccctccattctatgtcagaatcgggaggaagaggacaaggttgcctgggaggagtggtggtggcagaAAGAGTTGTTTAggtttgtgctttgtgcttttggggactgtgttgagcctgtgggacacggggaagacgtgccccacggctgaagaaaaaagaataaagcctgtgttttgtacacgtgcctctgcgtggtctgtgctgggtcaggcgctatatagcgccttttacaatagatagatagatagatagatagatagcactatagatagatagatagatagatagatagtgtggaggacAGCCCGGACACATACAAGCAGACACTGATGGTTTACAactcaacacacgtttattaattttctttaaatacgCACGACCCAGTGGTCCCGCACCAATCCCCCTCCGTCCAGGCCTTTTcctcaatgcctttctctctctgaccgcctccactcctctcctccaggcctCTTCCTCTTCCACACGACTCCAGCtaccgaatggagggaggcagccccttttatattcacccggacgtgctcccggtgcctcccgatgaacttcCGGCGGCACttgctggtgtggcggaaatgccagctgagcacccggaagcactccgggtgttcctgctaATACTTCCCCCAGCATctccgggtgtggctgaagtgctgacgtccagggctcctcaggcatccggATGCCCCTTGGCAGTGACCACAGTCCCCTATAGggctgagcttccatgctctgttctcgtggtccccataccaaccagggtggctgccctcttgtggtccggaggaggtgtaatccctcttccggtccttccgggcatccagccacccagccactcaccacaataGATTGTCCATTGCAGagtacatttacacacacacacacacactggtccATTTTAGAGATGTCCACTAACAATATAAACTCATCTTTGAGGTGTTGGAGGAAAGCCTAATGGACAAACCCACACAGACGATGACCTGGTGTGAAGTTCAAGCTCTGGACGTGGcgtctgtgaggcagtagtgatGGCCACTGCCTGTCATGCCACTGATGTTGTTGCCCTTCCttgccttttcattttgctgGCCGCCTTGTCCACCTGCTCTGCTGTTTCTGTGTTTCCTTCACGTGATCTCCAGGAGGGAATGTCAGCCCCTCGGGATCACACAAGGGTTGCTGGAGAGGAATTTGTGCCTTCAAAGCCCATCAGTGTAGCCATCAGCTCAGAGCAGCACATGCCGTGGATGACGATGGCACTGACGGACGTTTCTTTTGTGTGATGTGATGTCTGATGTGATGACAGATTCTTACTAATAAGTCCTCTGAAATGCTCATTTATGAAAATGGATGAAGTTTTCTTTAGATGTTTCAGGGAGTCCTCAATGACAGGTTTCACCCTCTTTTCTTCCACAGACATGAGAAGTGAGGCACAGTTCCCTCCACAGGTAAGGGTCTCCTCAGGTTGTCTCCTTCAGCACCCGCTGCTAATGTTCAACTGACCTTCTGCTCTCCATTTCTGTAGCCCAACTGTTACAATCTGATGAGGGTTGACTGCTCAACGATGCATGATGTTGTGTGTGCCACCAATGGCGTGACCTACCCCAGCAGCTGCTCATTCTGTTATGTGAAGATGTAAGTAGCAAGTGCTTTGAAGTGTCAAACAATCTTCAGATCCTTGTGGAGCAGGACggtgtctctgatgattctgaggtggCAGGCAGGGATGTGGAGCCCCAATGGACCTCCTGAAAACCAATTcctagaaagagagagacagtgaTAGTTGGGACTCAGTTATTAGGGGGGATTGAAGCagagttcagaagtcattaagaaggctcacagaatatcaggttatatagcgccttgatgtgtggagtccaagtcacaggaggtttctgctcagctttataacacactggtgaggcctcatctggacttctgtgtgcagctttggtctccaaaaagacataacagcacaggagaaagtccagagaagagcagctcggctgattcagggctacaggggatgagttatgagggaagattaaaagagctgaaccttaacaggagatgaagaggagacctgagtgaagagtttaaaatgatgacgtgaattaatccagtggatcgagacggtgactttaaaatgaggtcttcaagaacacggggacacagctggaaacttaatGGGTTAATGGgaaactttgcacaaacattaggagatttgtttttacacaaagaacaatagacacctggaataagtgagtg
It encodes:
- the LOC120542703 gene encoding serine protease inhibitor Kazal-type 4-like, whose translation is MSAMRLLLLCVAFICLSDMRSEAQFPPQPNCYNLMRVDCSTMHDVVCATNGVTYPSSCSFCYVKIRTVKDIFVAKKEPVESTEDHLEVC